One Hymenobacter tibetensis genomic window carries:
- a CDS encoding STAS domain-containing protein yields MLLWLARSSIFFAQQVCGEQRSNRTIARLGINLDRGAAAYQTLSTLFLRFLGAFSMVVYHEALPTGYLLALAPDAGATTETELADHLAQACRSGRPAVWVDCRLLDTLSPTAVWLLWSCQLRLRRRGIPMVICRASARVQQVLQQTLAGVCSGLPQAQSLDQAAALTAAISRHP; encoded by the coding sequence TTGCTGCTCTGGCTAGCGCGGAGCAGCATATTCTTCGCTCAGCAGGTGTGCGGCGAGCAACGTTCCAACCGCACGATTGCACGATTAGGTATAAACCTAGATCGGGGTGCCGCGGCCTACCAGACCCTTAGCACGTTGTTTCTTCGTTTCCTTGGCGCTTTCTCCATGGTCGTTTATCACGAAGCTCTGCCAACCGGCTACTTGCTGGCCCTGGCGCCCGATGCGGGTGCAACTACAGAAACCGAACTAGCGGATCACCTAGCGCAGGCCTGTCGTAGCGGCCGACCCGCCGTGTGGGTGGATTGTCGCCTGCTCGATACGCTTTCCCCCACGGCGGTGTGGCTGCTGTGGTCGTGTCAGCTACGGCTGCGTCGGCGAGGTATTCCTATGGTCATATGCCGAGCTTCAGCACGCGTGCAGCAAGTGCTGCAGCAGACGCTGGCCGGCGTCTGCTCTGGGCTCCCCCAAGCCCAATCGCTTGACCAGGCCGCTGCCTTGACGGCTGCCATAAGCCGCCACCCATGA
- a CDS encoding YciE/YciF ferroxidase family protein, with translation MFDKLETLDDLFEMQLKDLYSAESQLVKALPLMAEKAKDGRLRAGFTKHLHETEQQVQRLERIGQSMGLDLDGHTCKAMAGLIAEGQETMSERATEEVMDAALIAAAQRIEHYEISGYGTAAHFAERLGQQETADLLRQTLEEEQFTDTKLNELAINYINQKAE, from the coding sequence ATGTTCGATAAACTCGAAACCCTCGATGATCTGTTCGAGATGCAACTCAAGGACCTGTACAGCGCGGAATCGCAGTTGGTGAAAGCCCTGCCCTTAATGGCCGAAAAGGCCAAAGATGGCCGCCTGCGGGCCGGTTTTACGAAGCACCTGCATGAAACAGAACAGCAAGTGCAGCGCCTGGAGCGTATCGGTCAGTCGATGGGCTTAGACCTAGACGGGCACACATGTAAGGCCATGGCTGGCCTCATTGCCGAGGGGCAGGAAACCATGTCGGAGCGCGCTACGGAAGAGGTGATGGATGCGGCTCTAATTGCAGCGGCGCAGCGTATCGAGCATTACGAGATTTCCGGTTACGGCACAGCGGCGCATTTTGCCGAACGACTGGGTCAGCAAGAAACGGCGGACTTACTGCGTCAAACTTTAGAAGAAGAGCAATTCACCGATACGAAGCTCAATGAATTAGCCATCAATTATATCAATCAGAAAGCCGAATAA
- a CDS encoding response regulator transcription factor: MIRLFLVDDHAILRIGLRTLFQQQADLQVVGEAETGEQLLAQLPTTPCDIVLLDLHMPGLDGLATTQRLRAEFPTVRVLILSMADHERAIGQVLAAGAQGYVLKNAGHDEIVVAVRAVAAGKRFLCSELGLTMLEKVLTEVPEVTTQPVSGLTMREQEILRLVADGLITAQIADKLFTSPRTVETHRQNIMEKLAPRTLPR; this comes from the coding sequence ATGATCCGCTTATTCCTCGTCGATGACCACGCCATCTTGCGCATTGGCCTACGGACCCTCTTTCAGCAGCAAGCCGACCTACAGGTAGTCGGGGAAGCGGAAACCGGCGAGCAGTTGCTGGCTCAACTGCCCACCACGCCCTGCGACATCGTGCTGCTGGACCTGCACATGCCCGGGCTCGACGGCCTGGCTACCACCCAGCGGCTGCGCGCCGAGTTCCCGACCGTGCGGGTACTGATTTTGTCGATGGCCGACCACGAACGCGCCATCGGGCAGGTCCTGGCGGCCGGGGCCCAGGGCTATGTGCTCAAAAACGCAGGCCACGACGAGATTGTAGTGGCCGTGCGGGCCGTGGCGGCTGGTAAGCGGTTTTTGTGCTCGGAATTAGGGCTCACGATGCTGGAGAAAGTGCTGACGGAAGTACCGGAAGTTACTACCCAGCCCGTGAGCGGCCTCACAATGCGAGAGCAGGAAATCCTGCGGCTGGTGGCCGACGGGCTGATCACTGCCCAGATTGCTGACAAGCTGTTTACCAGCCCCCGCACGGTGGAAACCCATCGTCAGAACATCATGGAAAAACTGGCGCCAAGAACACTGCCGCGCTAG
- a CDS encoding PAS domain-containing protein, with protein sequence MESPADAHPEQFPPPTQPTAEQLLAALPWGLLMLNEHQVIQRINQQAAQWCGVPPEALLGQALAEADLPAAVRDTLLSLLKPDEAATREIFLPRQKQWIALWATPISPGWMLYGQDITAQKQREQQYQALAENTPDVLTRWGPDLRLRYANSAFAAKAGQPLDALLGRTFAEMDVPADITGPYLAALQRVFDTSQPQEHYNPFPTPHGEVQYYSRLVPELRDGRVETVLGIARDITALQQSEAATRQLQSELARQATDQYQTLFHAMDQGFCVVEVVFDETSWQAIDFRYRELNPAFVHQSGLPADTLGRSIRELLPDLDPFWFTTYGAVARSGEPQRFEHHVPQVSRWFDVHAFRVGAPEARQVGVLFHDITARKQQQQQQAFLLGFSDALRAETSAPHVAYRALGLLCAQLQLDRCYIGIYDLAQDRGIFPQQVGNHRIPPLPAEVRLSDFPDALRVAYDRTLVIDDLTHTEGLSDTDRQNLGALGMRALVAATLRRGADEPQWAIVALSADVRPWTPGEVALLEAATERTWAALERARAEEALRQSGEEFRLLVTTTSDTVYRLSADCTQLEQLLGKDFLADTLSPSRTWTTQYIPDEDLPRVQAAIADAIGRKGPLALEHRVRQADGTVGWAHTRAVPVLDAQGEVTSWLGAATNITARKQAEEALRESEERFRAVANLVPDLLWRSTPDSDTTWYNQRWYEYTGQTPAEAARYGWTDVIHPDDRAASSHRYHTAVVSGQPLGQEHRIRSAQGEYRWFQVQARPLLSEHGTVRAWYGAATDIHARKLAEEDVRHTEERHRAELEQQVAARTQELQQSRDLLHGIAESQSASISAFKAVRDAHGHVVDLEYIFINTLTQQIAGGRELVGRRYLEEFPEAETAGFLTSFRRVIETGVGEDRELPYHDDQLTVWFRSNATKLDDGVLVVGEDITPRKQAEQERLKTLRLLEQAEAVAGLGSWDYDLLSQEFRWSDGMYRLFGLPLGQPVQPAIYLHYVVDEDRTRAEDLVHRMQTGNGTFEETLRLRVGEQVKTVRVKAVVLRDEAGQPVRVLGVDLDISELQRLEADNLRLRLSQQQALFEAVQAAQETERKRMAESLHNGIGQILFATKLRLDQLHAPVLYTLPTLVAARNEADQLLSEAIRQTRALSHELVPLTLERFGLRAALQDIGRTMSTPQLRLRCHVLLDEDAAPLSLPLQLALYRMAQELALNINKHAQGATEANLELETMPGWVLLRAEDNGPGFGAKNTAAGLGLRSMRDRVVLLGGQLETGAVPAGGAYVRIRIPLPTSATL encoded by the coding sequence ATGGAATCCCCTGCCGACGCCCACCCCGAACAATTTCCACCCCCGACTCAACCAACCGCGGAGCAGCTGCTCGCTGCCTTGCCCTGGGGCTTGCTGATGCTAAATGAACACCAAGTCATTCAGCGCATCAATCAGCAAGCTGCCCAGTGGTGCGGGGTTCCTCCCGAAGCCTTGCTAGGGCAAGCGCTGGCAGAAGCGGACCTGCCCGCGGCCGTCCGGGATACGCTGCTCTCCTTGCTGAAGCCAGACGAGGCAGCAACCCGGGAGATATTTCTACCGCGACAGAAGCAGTGGATTGCGCTCTGGGCCACTCCGATATCCCCCGGCTGGATGCTCTATGGCCAGGACATCACCGCCCAAAAGCAACGCGAGCAGCAGTACCAGGCCCTGGCCGAAAACACCCCCGACGTACTTACCCGGTGGGGGCCCGACCTGCGCCTACGCTATGCCAATAGCGCCTTTGCGGCTAAGGCTGGGCAACCTCTGGACGCGCTGCTCGGCCGCACCTTCGCCGAGATGGACGTGCCGGCCGATATTACCGGACCCTACTTGGCCGCCCTGCAGCGCGTATTCGACACCAGCCAGCCGCAGGAACACTATAATCCGTTTCCTACGCCGCACGGAGAGGTGCAGTATTATTCCCGCCTGGTACCCGAACTGCGCGATGGGCGGGTGGAAACCGTGCTCGGCATTGCCCGCGACATTACGGCCCTCCAGCAGAGCGAAGCCGCCACGCGGCAGCTACAGAGCGAGCTGGCTCGGCAGGCCACGGACCAGTACCAGACCCTGTTCCACGCCATGGACCAGGGCTTTTGCGTGGTGGAAGTAGTCTTCGACGAAACGAGCTGGCAGGCCATCGATTTCCGCTACCGGGAGCTCAACCCGGCCTTTGTCCACCAATCGGGCCTGCCGGCCGACACGCTGGGCCGCAGCATCCGCGAGTTGCTGCCCGACCTGGACCCGTTCTGGTTCACCACCTACGGCGCGGTCGCCCGCTCGGGCGAGCCGCAGCGCTTCGAGCACCACGTGCCGCAGGTGAGCCGCTGGTTCGACGTGCACGCCTTCCGGGTGGGGGCGCCGGAGGCCCGCCAGGTCGGCGTGCTCTTTCACGACATCACCGCCCGCAAGCAGCAGCAGCAGCAGCAAGCGTTCCTGCTTGGGTTTTCCGATGCCTTACGGGCGGAAACGAGTGCCCCCCACGTGGCGTACCGGGCGCTCGGCCTGCTGTGTGCGCAGTTGCAGCTCGACCGCTGCTACATCGGTATCTATGACCTAGCCCAGGACCGTGGCATTTTCCCCCAGCAGGTAGGCAACCACCGCATACCCCCCTTGCCCGCCGAGGTGCGCTTGTCGGATTTTCCCGACGCCCTGCGCGTGGCCTATGATCGGACGTTGGTCATCGACGACCTAACCCACACCGAAGGTCTTTCCGACACGGACCGCCAGAACCTGGGGGCGCTCGGTATGCGGGCCCTCGTCGCCGCCACGCTGCGCCGCGGGGCCGACGAGCCGCAGTGGGCCATCGTCGCCCTGTCGGCGGACGTGCGGCCCTGGACGCCGGGCGAGGTGGCTCTGCTCGAAGCAGCGACCGAGCGCACCTGGGCGGCCCTGGAGCGCGCCCGCGCCGAAGAAGCCCTGCGCCAGTCGGGGGAAGAGTTCCGCCTGCTGGTCACGACCACCTCTGACACGGTGTACCGCCTGAGCGCCGACTGTACGCAGCTCGAGCAGCTCCTCGGCAAAGACTTTCTGGCCGATACGCTAAGCCCCTCCCGCACCTGGACGACGCAGTACATTCCGGACGAGGACCTGCCGCGGGTGCAGGCCGCCATCGCCGACGCCATCGGCCGCAAAGGCCCGCTGGCGCTGGAACACCGCGTGCGGCAGGCCGACGGCACCGTGGGCTGGGCGCATACGCGGGCCGTGCCCGTGCTCGACGCGCAGGGCGAGGTGACGAGCTGGCTGGGCGCGGCCACCAACATCACGGCCCGCAAGCAGGCCGAAGAAGCCCTGCGCGAATCGGAAGAGCGGTTTCGCGCCGTGGCCAACCTGGTGCCCGACTTGCTCTGGCGCAGCACCCCCGACAGCGACACCACCTGGTACAACCAGCGGTGGTACGAATACACGGGCCAGACGCCCGCCGAAGCCGCCCGCTACGGCTGGACGGACGTTATTCATCCCGATGACCGGGCCGCCTCAAGCCACCGCTACCACACGGCCGTGGTTAGCGGCCAGCCGCTGGGGCAAGAGCACCGCATCCGCTCGGCGCAGGGCGAGTACCGCTGGTTTCAGGTACAGGCCCGTCCCCTGCTGAGCGAGCACGGCACGGTCAGGGCCTGGTACGGGGCCGCGACGGACATCCACGCCCGTAAGCTGGCCGAGGAGGACGTACGCCACACCGAGGAGCGGCACCGCGCCGAACTGGAGCAACAGGTGGCCGCGCGCACCCAGGAGCTACAGCAAAGCCGCGACCTGCTGCACGGCATCGCCGAGTCACAATCGGCTTCCATCAGCGCCTTCAAAGCCGTTCGCGACGCGCACGGCCACGTCGTGGACTTAGAATACATCTTCATCAACACCCTTACCCAGCAGATTGCGGGCGGGCGGGAGCTGGTGGGCCGGCGCTACCTGGAAGAATTTCCGGAAGCCGAAACCGCCGGCTTTCTGACTTCCTTCCGCCGCGTGATTGAGACCGGGGTTGGCGAGGACCGGGAGTTGCCCTACCACGACGACCAACTCACGGTCTGGTTTCGCAGCAACGCCACCAAGCTCGACGACGGCGTGCTGGTGGTGGGTGAAGACATCACGCCCCGCAAACAGGCCGAGCAGGAGCGCCTGAAAACCCTGCGCCTGCTGGAACAAGCCGAAGCCGTGGCCGGCCTGGGTAGTTGGGATTACGACCTGCTGAGCCAGGAGTTTCGGTGGTCCGATGGGATGTACCGGCTGTTCGGCTTGCCGCTGGGTCAGCCGGTACAGCCTGCCATCTATTTGCACTACGTGGTGGACGAAGACCGGACCCGGGCGGAGGACTTGGTGCACCGCATGCAGACCGGCAACGGCACCTTTGAGGAAACGCTGCGCCTGCGCGTGGGCGAGCAGGTGAAGACCGTGCGTGTCAAGGCTGTGGTGCTCCGCGACGAGGCCGGCCAGCCCGTGCGGGTGCTAGGCGTGGATCTGGACATCAGTGAGCTGCAACGCCTCGAAGCCGACAACCTGCGCCTGCGCCTGAGCCAGCAGCAGGCCCTGTTCGAAGCCGTGCAGGCGGCGCAGGAAACCGAACGCAAGCGCATGGCTGAGAGCTTGCACAACGGCATCGGCCAGATCCTGTTCGCCACCAAGCTGCGCCTGGACCAGTTGCACGCCCCAGTCCTGTATACGCTTCCTACCCTGGTAGCCGCCCGCAATGAGGCTGACCAGTTGCTAAGTGAGGCCATCCGCCAGACCCGGGCTCTCTCGCACGAACTGGTGCCCCTGACGCTGGAGCGGTTTGGCCTGCGGGCCGCCCTGCAGGATATTGGCCGCACGATGAGCACCCCGCAGCTGCGCCTGCGCTGCCACGTGCTGCTCGACGAGGACGCGGCTCCTCTCTCACTGCCGCTGCAGCTAGCCCTCTACCGCATGGCCCAGGAACTGGCCCTCAACATCAACAAGCACGCCCAGGGCGCCACGGAAGCCAACTTGGAGTTGGAAACGATGCCGGGCTGGGTGCTGCTGCGAGCCGAAGACAACGGCCCCGGGTTTGGCGCGAAGAACACGGCCGCTGGATTGGGGCTGCGCAGCATGCGCGACCGAGTTGTCCTGCTCGGCGGCCAGTTGGAAACCGGTGCCGTCCCGGCTGGTGGGGCGTACGTCCGCATCCGAATTCCCCTACCTACTTCTGCTACCTTATGA
- a CDS encoding STAS domain-containing protein: protein MVIYHEALPTGYLLALAPDAGASNEAELADHLMRACCSGRPAVWVDCRLLDTLSATAAWLLWSCQLRLRRRGMCLVLCQASERVQQALHQTLAGECATLCYASSLEEAVVLTAPTISRL, encoded by the coding sequence ATGGTCATTTATCACGAAGCTCTCCCAACTGGCTATTTGCTGGCGTTGGCCCCCGATGCTGGCGCCTCGAACGAAGCGGAACTGGCCGACCACTTGATGCGAGCCTGTTGCAGCGGCCGGCCCGCCGTGTGGGTGGATTGCCGCCTGCTCGATACGCTTTCGGCTACGGCGGCTTGGCTGCTCTGGTCGTGTCAGCTGCGGCTGCGCCGGCGAGGCATGTGCTTGGTCTTGTGTCAGGCCTCGGAGCGCGTCCAGCAAGCTTTGCACCAGACATTAGCGGGGGAATGCGCCACCCTATGCTATGCTTCCTCGCTCGAAGAGGCTGTGGTCCTCACTGCTCCGACGATCAGCCGGCTATGA